One genomic window of Candidatus Binatia bacterium includes the following:
- a CDS encoding O-acetyl-ADP-ribose deacetylase: MRRAKIGQAVIELVQGDITQQDTQAIVNAANRSLRGGGGVDGAIHRAGGPQILEECKKLGGCETGDAKTTTGGRLKAKYVIHAVGPIYRGGTHNEAELLASAYRRSLEEAAAHKVTSVAFPSISTGAYDYPVEEAARIALRTVAENLPRFPGIKLVRFVLFTPKDLSVYESALNEVLGGEGA; the protein is encoded by the coding sequence ATGCGGCGGGCAAAAATTGGTCAGGCAGTCATCGAGCTTGTGCAAGGGGACATCACACAACAAGACACCCAAGCCATTGTGAACGCCGCAAACCGATCCTTGCGCGGCGGTGGGGGCGTTGATGGAGCAATTCACCGAGCAGGGGGCCCGCAAATCTTAGAGGAGTGTAAAAAGCTCGGCGGATGTGAGACCGGGGATGCCAAGACCACCACTGGCGGGCGATTGAAGGCTAAGTACGTAATCCACGCGGTCGGACCGATTTACCGGGGTGGTACCCATAACGAAGCGGAACTCTTGGCGAGCGCTTACCGGCGGTCGCTGGAAGAAGCAGCTGCCCACAAAGTCACCTCGGTAGCGTTTCCTTCGATCAGTACGGGAGCCTACGACTACCCAGTCGAGGAGGCGGCGAGGATCGCGTTGAGGACCGTTGCCGAAAACTTGCCGAGGTTTCCGGGAATCAAACTAGTCCGGTTCGTATTGTTCACGCCGAAGGATCTGAGCGTGTATGAATCCGCGCTGAACGAGGTGTTAGGAGGGGAGGGAGCGTAG
- a CDS encoding DUF1329 domain-containing protein, with protein sequence MTLRTLILGLFIAGALFLRINSAPADVQPGDLITHENVEKLGHLVSPGVRWCVKHGLKIKVVPYRKIEWNREYREATERYSGQVRLSPDGRRLENYVAGLPFPHLDPNDPQVALKIMWNYDYKPFVTDDSDLRNFDADTGPLNKDAGMTVERHYLLDHFRTLFYNGRLIVDPKPELPNPERVRYKASMHPILEPFDLKGVGVTSIRYLDPDRQDDTWLYLPSLRRVRRLSSAQRSDALFGQDTDIDSYGGYAGQIPWFEWRLLGEQEVLGSFHSEDFPVRYCDGPGDFVFCDAWEKRKVWVVEGKPKLPQYAYGKRVLFVDQETFLIVFSDIFDRSGQLWKVWINQYAFRRQVLPNGIEYADEMPFGPSITMVDIQLNHATRAALPSHRYPGEQGWYFNQGEKTGLTEEFFTIAHLIESAH encoded by the coding sequence ATGACTCTGCGGACTTTGATTCTAGGTCTCTTCATCGCGGGCGCTCTTTTCCTCAGGATCAATTCCGCGCCTGCAGATGTACAACCGGGTGATCTCATTACTCATGAGAATGTGGAGAAACTCGGCCACCTCGTTTCCCCCGGAGTTCGCTGGTGCGTGAAACACGGCCTCAAGATCAAGGTTGTTCCCTACCGTAAAATCGAGTGGAATCGCGAGTATCGGGAAGCAACCGAACGTTATAGTGGTCAAGTCCGCCTGTCGCCGGATGGACGACGTCTCGAGAACTACGTTGCCGGCTTACCCTTTCCTCACTTGGATCCCAACGACCCGCAGGTGGCTCTCAAGATCATGTGGAACTACGACTACAAACCCTTTGTCACGGATGATAGCGACCTGCGGAATTTCGACGCCGACACCGGGCCACTGAACAAAGATGCCGGCATGACGGTCGAACGGCATTACCTCCTCGACCACTTCCGAACGCTCTTTTACAATGGGCGATTGATCGTCGACCCGAAACCTGAGCTCCCCAACCCCGAACGCGTGCGGTACAAAGCGTCGATGCACCCGATCCTTGAGCCATTCGATCTCAAAGGGGTTGGCGTGACCTCCATTCGATATCTGGACCCCGATCGGCAAGACGATACTTGGCTATATTTGCCCTCGTTGCGCCGTGTTCGGCGCCTTTCCAGTGCACAGCGTTCCGATGCCCTGTTCGGGCAAGATACCGACATCGACAGCTACGGCGGGTATGCTGGGCAGATTCCGTGGTTCGAGTGGCGGCTTTTGGGCGAGCAGGAAGTCCTAGGCTCCTTCCACTCGGAAGACTTTCCGGTTCGCTACTGCGATGGTCCGGGAGACTTCGTCTTTTGCGACGCCTGGGAAAAACGAAAGGTCTGGGTCGTAGAGGGCAAACCTAAGCTACCACAGTACGCTTACGGGAAACGGGTTCTCTTCGTAGATCAGGAAACCTTTCTCATCGTGTTCAGCGACATATTCGACCGATCCGGCCAACTCTGGAAGGTGTGGATCAATCAGTATGCTTTTCGACGACAGGTTCTCCCCAATGGCATCGAATACGCAGACGAAATGCCCTTCGGACCTAGCATCACCATGGTCGACATTCAGCTCAACCACGCCACCCGGGCGGCGCTGCCGAGCCACCGGTATCCAGGTGAGCAGGGATGGTATTTCAACCAAGGAGAGAAGACCGGGCTCACCGAGGAATTTTTTACCATTGCCCATTTGATCGAGTCGGCTCATTGA
- a CDS encoding ATP-binding cassette domain-containing protein: MVTVSELSKQFGSQLVLDRVDWFVPHGARIALVGANGSGKSTLLRLLAGRMEPDSGRILIARGVRVGYLEQEVGVFEQRTVLEAVLDAFSDLAELEKRCRELEDLLASTDPGLPAYGALLDEYGKLRDEWDRRGAYDLEARARAVLVGLGFCQADLERPCHEFSGGWQMRIALAKLLVYEPELLLLDEPTNHLDLDARNWLEEFLRSYPHSFVLVAHDRYFMDACCSQVSEVARGKLSDYSCPYSEYLVQREERVRQQEEAYRLQQEEIARIQAFISRFRYQASKAALVQSRIKQLEKMQRLEPPEGFRTVRFRFPQPPRSGRIVLDLRGINKTYGTKAVYRDLCVTLERGRKVAIVGPNGAGKSTLMRILAGVEAPDGGVRRVGHNVAISYFAQDRDVGLAGEQSVLDFVTSRAPMDIVPQVRTLLGAFLFSGDAVYKPVRALSGGERSRLALALLLLQPTNCLLLDEPTNHLDLSAKEVLLEALRGYEGTLVFVAHDRYFLDQLPEEIWEVSNGSLVRYLGNYEDYLRKKSAESMPAAESSDCRSWLLHAKKTITEERPPDGVEQRRLQRELRKRIREIEEVEAEIAAKEAALEALRQRISEPTFYTTCPDPHASYSEFARVQAEIERLYGKLVRLEEAQTRLAAALATQDGFNRMQNNGGRA, translated from the coding sequence GTGGTTACCGTATCCGAGCTCTCGAAGCAGTTCGGTTCGCAGCTTGTGTTAGATCGCGTCGACTGGTTTGTGCCTCATGGAGCGCGGATCGCCTTGGTCGGGGCGAACGGCTCCGGAAAATCTACTCTCTTGCGGCTATTGGCTGGGCGAATGGAGCCCGATTCGGGGCGAATTTTAATCGCTCGTGGTGTACGAGTGGGCTACCTGGAACAAGAAGTAGGGGTCTTTGAACAGCGCACGGTTCTCGAGGCAGTTCTCGACGCATTTTCTGACCTGGCAGAGTTGGAAAAGCGGTGCCGTGAGCTGGAAGATCTCTTAGCTTCCACCGATCCAGGGCTGCCGGCGTACGGAGCGTTACTCGACGAGTACGGAAAGCTGCGGGACGAGTGGGATAGGAGAGGAGCTTACGATCTCGAGGCGCGGGCGCGTGCTGTTTTGGTCGGCCTCGGCTTTTGTCAGGCTGATCTCGAGCGACCCTGCCACGAATTTTCTGGCGGATGGCAAATGCGGATCGCATTGGCCAAGCTGTTGGTGTACGAACCGGAGCTCTTGTTGCTCGATGAGCCGACTAACCATTTGGACTTGGATGCGAGAAATTGGTTGGAAGAGTTTCTTCGCAGCTATCCGCACAGTTTCGTGCTTGTGGCGCACGATCGGTACTTCATGGACGCGTGTTGCAGCCAGGTAAGCGAGGTCGCACGCGGGAAGCTGTCTGACTATTCGTGTCCTTACAGCGAATATTTGGTCCAGCGAGAAGAGCGGGTTCGGCAGCAGGAGGAAGCATACCGCTTGCAACAGGAGGAGATTGCCCGGATCCAAGCCTTCATCAGTCGTTTCCGGTATCAAGCATCGAAAGCGGCCCTCGTCCAAAGTCGCATTAAGCAGCTAGAAAAAATGCAGCGTCTCGAGCCGCCGGAGGGCTTCCGCACAGTGCGGTTCCGTTTCCCGCAGCCTCCGCGGAGTGGTAGGATTGTTCTCGATTTGCGGGGAATCAACAAGACGTATGGGACAAAAGCGGTCTATCGTGATCTGTGCGTGACCTTGGAGCGGGGGCGTAAAGTCGCCATCGTTGGGCCAAACGGGGCGGGCAAATCGACCTTGATGAGAATCCTGGCCGGGGTCGAGGCACCCGACGGCGGAGTACGTCGCGTCGGGCACAACGTGGCAATCAGTTATTTCGCGCAGGATCGGGATGTGGGTCTGGCTGGCGAACAGTCGGTTCTTGACTTCGTGACCTCGCGGGCTCCGATGGACATTGTTCCGCAGGTGCGGACCTTGCTCGGCGCGTTTCTGTTCAGTGGAGATGCGGTCTATAAGCCCGTGCGCGCGTTAAGTGGCGGAGAGCGGAGCAGGCTGGCCTTGGCGCTCCTGCTGTTGCAGCCTACGAACTGCCTGCTCCTCGATGAGCCGACCAACCACCTCGACCTTTCTGCAAAAGAAGTTTTGCTCGAGGCATTGCGCGGTTATGAGGGCACGTTAGTTTTCGTCGCCCACGACCGGTATTTTTTGGACCAGCTTCCTGAAGAGATCTGGGAGGTAAGTAATGGCTCGCTGGTGCGTTACCTCGGGAATTACGAAGATTACTTAAGGAAGAAATCTGCCGAATCGATGCCGGCGGCTGAAAGTTCTGACTGCCGATCTTGGCTCTTGCACGCGAAGAAAACCATCACGGAGGAGCGGCCCCCTGATGGAGTGGAACAGCGCCGCCTTCAGCGTGAGCTACGAAAGCGGATTCGGGAGATCGAGGAGGTGGAGGCGGAGATTGCCGCAAAAGAAGCTGCTCTCGAAGCCTTGCGTCAGCGTATCAGCGAACCAACTTTCTACACAACGTGCCCGGATCCACACGCGAGCTACAGCGAGTTCGCCCGTGTTCAAGCGGAAATCGAGCGGCTCTACGGTAAACTGGTACGTCTCGAAGAGGCGCAGACTCGATTGGCGGCTGCGCTTGCTACCCAGGATGGTTTCAACCGCATGCAGAACAACGGAGGCCGGGCGTAG
- a CDS encoding WS/DGAT domain-containing protein, whose product MTVQALTNLERLFFALDKPTSPAQLAWLCVLAGRLSLPRLKAYIAERLGAIPHARERLSSRRPLGRPQWEEDQQFSLQNHVRLTTIRGAQIEHALAAYSRLLQSPWNYERPLWEVHLLQPPRSGPSSILLRVHRGILPWANEAAFVNAVLAPQPSPPPPEAPPVNQQVEGTAGGLPLLSVLPRLIRNPLAAAEDIRLFLDSSLNALRTWLTPAPAIPRLNGPLTGRTTFDLITCPAHEIRQIRGRVGGSALEIILSCIIGGIAAVLHKQVALPDDAYLSVCVPLTSGSEQDAQRTGTRTTLGVARLPLNVSDPVERLRRVSAELDLLRALQVPEQFRQMLALIRELPPAVFDVLSSVLPKAAPVNAICLELPGLRERRYIAGKEVAHVVSMAPLALDVRVVIAVQSYATELSACVSVDQETGLQAGEIAAEARKALNDLTESALLIKKTG is encoded by the coding sequence GTGACGGTACAAGCTCTCACCAACCTCGAACGGTTATTTTTTGCCCTCGATAAGCCGACCTCACCGGCTCAACTGGCATGGTTGTGCGTCCTCGCAGGTCGACTCTCCTTACCGCGGCTTAAAGCCTACATCGCGGAGCGGCTCGGCGCGATCCCCCATGCTCGGGAGCGACTATCTTCTCGACGGCCGCTCGGTCGTCCTCAATGGGAAGAGGATCAACAGTTTTCTCTACAGAACCACGTGCGACTCACAACGATAAGAGGCGCGCAAATCGAGCATGCGTTGGCAGCGTACAGCCGGCTTCTCCAGTCGCCTTGGAATTATGAGCGTCCTCTGTGGGAGGTCCACTTGCTGCAGCCGCCACGCAGCGGGCCGAGCAGCATCCTCCTGCGTGTCCATCGCGGGATCCTGCCATGGGCGAACGAAGCCGCCTTTGTCAACGCGGTTCTTGCCCCGCAGCCAAGCCCTCCGCCGCCAGAAGCACCTCCGGTAAACCAACAGGTCGAGGGCACAGCCGGCGGCCTCCCCCTGCTCAGTGTGCTGCCTCGACTTATCCGCAATCCGCTGGCCGCGGCCGAAGATATTCGGTTATTCCTTGACAGTTCACTGAACGCACTTCGCACCTGGTTGACACCAGCCCCGGCAATCCCGCGGCTCAACGGCCCATTGACTGGGCGGACAACCTTTGACCTGATCACCTGTCCGGCACACGAGATCCGCCAAATTCGGGGTCGTGTTGGAGGCAGCGCCCTCGAAATTATTCTGTCGTGCATTATCGGTGGAATCGCAGCCGTGCTGCACAAACAAGTAGCACTCCCCGATGACGCATATCTCTCCGTGTGCGTGCCCCTTACAAGCGGATCGGAGCAAGACGCACAGCGAACGGGTACTCGAACAACGCTTGGCGTGGCAAGACTGCCTCTAAATGTGTCCGACCCCGTGGAGCGTTTACGTCGTGTCAGCGCCGAGTTGGACCTATTGCGAGCACTGCAGGTCCCCGAACAGTTTCGGCAGATGCTGGCATTGATCCGGGAGCTGCCCCCTGCCGTGTTTGACGTTCTATCTAGCGTCCTGCCAAAAGCAGCTCCGGTAAACGCAATCTGTTTAGAACTGCCGGGCCTTCGGGAGCGCCGTTACATCGCCGGGAAGGAGGTCGCCCACGTTGTTTCCATGGCACCCCTGGCACTCGACGTTCGTGTGGTCATCGCGGTGCAGAGTTACGCCACAGAACTATCTGCGTGCGTCAGCGTCGATCAAGAAACCGGTTTACAGGCGGGAGAAATCGCCGCTGAGGCACGCAAGGCATTAAACGACCTGACCGAGTCCGCCCTCCTTATCAAGAAGACCGGCTAG
- a CDS encoding dodecin family protein, with translation MAVARQTQIIGASPHSWEDAVRNALERANKTLRGITGLEVLKENAHIENGKIVEYRSTVLVTFILEN, from the coding sequence ATGGCAGTAGCCCGCCAGACTCAAATTATTGGCGCGTCGCCACATAGCTGGGAGGATGCTGTCCGCAACGCTCTGGAGCGTGCAAACAAAACGTTGCGGGGAATCACCGGCCTCGAAGTGCTGAAAGAAAATGCTCACATCGAGAACGGCAAGATCGTGGAGTACCGATCGACAGTCTTGGTGACTTTCATTCTCGAGAACTGA
- a CDS encoding dodecin family protein — MAVARVTEIRASSPNGFQDAVIEGVRRAAKTLRGITGIEVLGKRVKVDQGRIIEYRVDMKVIFVLES; from the coding sequence ATGGCTGTAGCTCGGGTGACAGAGATCCGGGCCTCGTCGCCAAACGGTTTTCAGGACGCTGTAATCGAGGGTGTACGGCGCGCCGCAAAAACTTTGCGTGGCATTACGGGCATTGAGGTCTTGGGGAAGCGCGTCAAGGTCGACCAAGGACGCATCATTGAATACCGCGTCGACATGAAGGTGATCTTTGTTCTGGAATCCTAG
- a CDS encoding class I SAM-dependent methyltransferase, protein MDKFTSLNSELYRYLLDHCSPRPPILDELAAETAERLGPLALMQISPEQGAFMSLLVRLMGVRSALEIGTFTGYSALCVAMALPEDGRLLCCDLNEEWTAMARRYWDKAGVGHKIQLRLGPALETLRQLPEQELFDFAFVDADKASYPAYFEEVLRRLRSNGVIVFDNVLWMGAVADPSVTDPETVALRELNAALAKDPRVEVVMLPVADGITLARKR, encoded by the coding sequence ATGGACAAGTTCACCAGCTTGAACTCGGAGTTGTATCGATACCTGCTGGATCATTGCTCCCCGCGACCGCCAATTCTCGACGAACTCGCCGCCGAAACGGCGGAGCGTTTGGGGCCACTAGCATTGATGCAAATCTCTCCGGAGCAAGGTGCATTCATGAGCTTGCTCGTCCGCCTGATGGGCGTCCGCAGCGCACTGGAGATTGGCACTTTTACAGGGTACAGCGCCTTATGTGTGGCGATGGCCTTGCCTGAAGACGGCAGATTACTCTGTTGCGACCTGAACGAAGAATGGACGGCGATGGCGCGACGGTATTGGGACAAGGCAGGAGTGGGCCACAAAATTCAACTAAGGCTAGGACCTGCATTGGAGACGCTTCGACAGCTGCCTGAGCAAGAGTTATTCGACTTTGCGTTCGTGGACGCGGATAAGGCAAGCTACCCGGCGTATTTCGAAGAAGTTTTGCGGCGGTTGCGGTCGAACGGTGTGATCGTATTCGACAATGTTCTATGGATGGGAGCGGTGGCAGATCCCTCGGTTACGGACCCAGAGACGGTCGCCCTGCGCGAGCTCAATGCGGCGCTGGCGAAGGATCCACGAGTTGAAGTGGTTATGCTTCCCGTTGCCGACGGGATCACGTTGGCGCGCAAGCGTTAG
- a CDS encoding TIGR03617 family F420-dependent LLM class oxidoreductase, which produces MKIDTGLLAASLGDVPKAAKEAEALGFDGLWTAEAQHDPFLPLALAAEHTERVELGTAIAVAFPRSPMVFAQIAWDLQALSRGRFILGLGTQVKGHNERRFGVKWEHPGPKLREMIQMIHAIWDCWQNGTPPSFEGRFYNFTLMTPFFNPGPISYPKPKIFIAGVNQYMCRLAGELCDGFHVHPFHSIRYLDAVILPNISAGLAKAGRKRSQIELSTSAFVVTGRNRDELEAAKGPVKQQIAFYASTPAYIGVLEVHGWGEVGRRLTDLSKRGKWAEMANEITEEMLAEYAVVALRDELVDKLKAKYHGYLDRMSFYFPLSGSDAGFWREVINALREA; this is translated from the coding sequence GTGAAAATCGACACTGGTTTGCTGGCGGCCTCTCTCGGTGATGTACCCAAGGCTGCCAAGGAAGCGGAGGCTCTGGGCTTTGACGGATTGTGGACAGCGGAGGCGCAACACGACCCATTTCTCCCGCTGGCGTTGGCTGCCGAACATACGGAAAGAGTCGAACTCGGGACGGCGATAGCTGTAGCGTTTCCTCGTAGCCCCATGGTGTTTGCTCAGATCGCTTGGGATTTGCAGGCACTCTCGCGCGGACGCTTCATCCTAGGCTTGGGTACCCAAGTGAAGGGCCACAACGAACGGCGCTTTGGCGTGAAATGGGAGCACCCGGGCCCGAAGTTGCGTGAGATGATCCAAATGATCCATGCGATTTGGGACTGCTGGCAAAACGGGACCCCCCCAAGCTTCGAGGGGCGCTTCTACAACTTCACGTTGATGACGCCGTTTTTTAATCCCGGTCCGATTTCGTATCCGAAGCCGAAGATTTTTATCGCTGGAGTAAACCAGTACATGTGTCGGCTCGCAGGGGAGCTGTGCGATGGTTTCCACGTTCATCCCTTTCACTCCATTCGTTATCTGGACGCGGTAATTCTGCCGAACATATCCGCCGGTTTGGCGAAGGCGGGACGCAAGCGTTCGCAAATCGAGCTGAGTACGAGCGCTTTTGTGGTGACCGGTCGGAACCGTGACGAACTCGAGGCGGCCAAGGGACCAGTGAAGCAACAAATCGCATTTTACGCGTCGACTCCTGCTTACATCGGGGTGCTGGAAGTTCATGGGTGGGGCGAAGTCGGGCGGCGACTGACCGACTTATCGAAGAGGGGGAAGTGGGCGGAGATGGCGAATGAAATTACCGAAGAAATGCTCGCCGAGTATGCAGTAGTTGCCTTACGGGACGAGCTCGTGGACAAGCTGAAAGCGAAGTACCACGGTTACCTGGATCGAATGAGTTTTTATTTTCCGCTCAGCGGCAGCGATGCTGGCTTCTGGCGGGAGGTGATCAACGCGCTTCGAGAAGCGTGA
- a CDS encoding nitroreductase family deazaflavin-dependent oxidoreductase produces MVLGTNDLPPEILKSRVMRLTTVGRKSGKPRSVKVWFVPVGGDEIAVQHARAPAPHWYRNIEQNPNVTLDFGSLVVRGRAIPVTDPKEVEEILRRVREKYGLLARLLQLFGTKGAVAVRIKLAGEGNR; encoded by the coding sequence ATGGTGTTGGGAACCAACGATTTGCCTCCTGAGATTCTCAAGTCTCGCGTGATGCGGCTAACCACCGTCGGTCGTAAGTCGGGCAAGCCCCGCTCCGTGAAGGTGTGGTTTGTGCCGGTCGGGGGAGACGAGATCGCCGTGCAGCACGCGCGTGCTCCTGCACCCCACTGGTACCGCAATATTGAGCAGAATCCGAATGTCACGCTTGACTTTGGCAGTCTTGTTGTACGCGGGCGTGCCATTCCGGTTACCGACCCTAAGGAGGTGGAGGAAATATTGCGGAGGGTACGCGAAAAGTATGGGTTGTTGGCGCGACTCCTCCAGCTATTCGGCACCAAGGGGGCGGTGGCCGTCCGGATCAAGCTGGCGGGCGAAGGCAATCGGTAG
- a CDS encoding NAD(P)-dependent oxidoreductase — protein MKRIGWIGLGIMGLPMASNLLRAGFEVVAYNRSQAKVASLKNLGGVAASSPAEVAASTEATILMLPDAPDEEEVLFGRAGVVEGAMPGHVVIDMATISPNASRLFAQRLAQRGIEMLDAPVSGGQTGAREATLVIMVGGNKDVFARCVHIFEALGRKVVYMGPHGFGQMTKLCNQVAGVLTLQSVVEALFLARAGGLDPHRVIEVLSAGSADSWNLRNQGPKMLRRDFAPGFYVRLQQKDLRIALEMAGELAVPLPGTALVRELFRSVEANGGAELGVQSLVTALEHLAGRSLS, from the coding sequence GTGAAACGGATCGGATGGATCGGGCTAGGCATCATGGGACTGCCAATGGCCTCGAACCTGCTGCGGGCCGGTTTTGAGGTCGTCGCTTATAACCGCTCGCAGGCAAAGGTGGCGTCATTGAAGAATTTGGGTGGGGTCGCTGCTTCCTCCCCGGCCGAGGTGGCAGCCTCAACAGAGGCGACGATTTTGATGCTGCCTGACGCGCCGGATGAGGAAGAAGTTTTGTTTGGTCGGGCTGGCGTCGTCGAAGGCGCAATGCCTGGGCACGTCGTCATTGACATGGCGACGATCTCGCCAAACGCCTCGCGCTTGTTTGCGCAGCGGCTTGCTCAGCGCGGGATTGAGATGTTGGATGCCCCAGTTTCAGGTGGGCAAACAGGCGCCCGCGAAGCCACGCTCGTGATTATGGTCGGGGGCAACAAGGATGTGTTCGCTCGTTGTGTCCACATCTTCGAGGCCTTGGGGCGGAAAGTGGTTTACATGGGCCCGCACGGATTCGGCCAAATGACCAAACTGTGCAATCAGGTTGCGGGCGTGCTTACGCTTCAGTCGGTCGTGGAAGCGCTCTTCCTTGCCCGGGCTGGTGGATTGGATCCACATCGAGTGATCGAGGTCCTGAGTGCCGGATCTGCGGACTCGTGGAACCTCCGAAATCAGGGTCCCAAAATGCTGAGACGAGATTTCGCACCTGGTTTCTATGTGCGTTTGCAGCAGAAGGATTTACGTATCGCCCTGGAGATGGCGGGTGAGTTAGCAGTCCCACTACCTGGGACAGCGCTGGTTCGTGAACTCTTCCGCTCTGTGGAGGCAAATGGCGGAGCGGAGTTAGGAGTTCAGTCTTTGGTCACCGCGCTAGAGCATTTGGCTGGCCGCTCTTTGAGTTGA
- a CDS encoding acyl-CoA/acyl-ACP dehydrogenase, translated as MDFGFSEEQELLRRSAREFLEAECPTSYARAMMESDAGYLPEKWRQMAELGWLGLIFPEQYGGAGLDMVDLTVVLEEMGRVVLPGPFFPTVLLGGMAVLLGGNEEQKKRLLPEICRGNHRATLAWLEETGSWEPSGVLLPAKREGAEFVLEGTKLFVHDAHNADWMVVAARSDGGTDEHGIVLLVVESDRPGIRTRVMKTMDQTRKLCEVEFRAVRVPATAVLADGGTGWELLEKVADRAKVGLCAEMCGGMEKVLEMSVAYAKVREQFGRPIGSFQAIQHKCANMLVQVESSKSATYYAAWAVANNTADAHLAASMAKAYCSDAYRTVAGEGIQIHGGIGFTWEHDMHLYFKRAKGSEVTFGDATWNRELVAREVLDKPQLSEQSG; from the coding sequence ATGGACTTTGGGTTCAGCGAGGAGCAGGAACTACTTCGCCGAAGCGCACGCGAGTTTCTCGAGGCGGAGTGCCCCACGAGTTATGCGCGAGCAATGATGGAGAGCGACGCCGGGTATCTTCCAGAGAAATGGCGCCAGATGGCCGAGCTCGGGTGGCTGGGTCTCATCTTCCCAGAACAATATGGCGGCGCCGGGCTCGACATGGTGGATCTCACCGTCGTCCTGGAAGAAATGGGCAGAGTTGTACTGCCCGGACCGTTCTTTCCCACAGTGCTGCTCGGGGGTATGGCCGTTCTCCTGGGCGGTAACGAAGAGCAGAAGAAGCGGCTGCTCCCCGAAATTTGTCGAGGGAATCACCGCGCAACGCTCGCGTGGCTCGAAGAAACTGGGTCCTGGGAACCCTCGGGCGTATTGCTTCCCGCCAAGCGAGAGGGAGCCGAATTCGTCCTCGAGGGCACAAAGTTATTTGTTCACGACGCACATAATGCAGACTGGATGGTGGTCGCGGCAAGATCCGACGGTGGAACCGACGAGCATGGAATTGTCCTGCTTGTCGTCGAAAGCGATCGGCCTGGAATCCGAACGCGAGTCATGAAGACCATGGATCAAACCAGGAAACTATGTGAGGTCGAGTTTCGGGCCGTTCGGGTCCCGGCCACTGCTGTTCTGGCCGATGGGGGAACTGGGTGGGAGCTTCTCGAAAAGGTGGCCGACCGTGCCAAGGTCGGGCTTTGCGCCGAGATGTGCGGCGGGATGGAAAAGGTTCTGGAAATGAGCGTGGCTTACGCAAAAGTTCGGGAGCAGTTTGGGCGGCCCATCGGGAGCTTTCAGGCTATCCAACACAAATGCGCGAACATGTTGGTTCAGGTCGAAAGCTCAAAGTCTGCCACATACTACGCTGCTTGGGCCGTGGCCAACAACACGGCGGACGCCCACCTGGCCGCCAGCATGGCTAAGGCATACTGCTCTGACGCGTACCGAACGGTTGCTGGCGAGGGAATTCAAATCCATGGCGGCATTGGTTTCACCTGGGAGCACGACATGCATCTGTACTTTAAGCGCGCCAAGGGGAGCGAGGTCACATTCGGCGACGCGACCTGGAACCGCGAGCTCGTTGCTCGCGAGGTACTCGATAAACCGCAGCTATCGGAACAGTCCGGCTGA